The window TCCCTCACCtctccccccagctcctgcctcatCGGATGCGGAGGTACGAGGGGATGGAGTAATTGAAGAGCAAGTAGTCCATTTTGTATAAATTAAAGAGTCTCCTTTGGTAGAAAGGGCTAATGTCCTGGAAGAACTGGGCTGTCATGTCGTCTGTCGTCCTGGTGGTCTTGGATGAAGACGGGAACTTGACGCTCGTGTCGGCCCCAACCAGCTGGAGGATGTAGTTGGCATCTTCAGCCAAGGTCTCGTACTTGCCCACCACGTCGTAGTGGACGATGCAGGGGTGGCAGAGCGAGTGCACCCGCTCCCAGTGCTCGTTGAAGGGCTCCTCCCGCTGCGTCCGTGGATCCAGCAGGTAGTAGACGAACTCCTCAAAGCGCACGTCATCCCCGCGCTCCAGGGCCTTGTCGCTGGGCTCCTGCCGGTGCCGCCGGATGATCTTGGTCCCGTAGCGTTTGTGGAAGGCCGTGTTGTAGCTGCGGGTGAACTTGTTGCGATACGCCGAGACCAGGCGCTCAAAGGGCTCCCGCACGAAGATGAACTTGAGGTAGCTGCGCAGGCGGTGGTTGATCTCGGGGATGCTGTACTCGGAGAGGGTGCGCAGGTTGGACGAGACGTGGGCCTCGTTGGCGGGGATTTCCAGTGGGTCCCGGTACTTGCCTTGCCCCGTCAGGACCATCATCACCCGCTTCCAGTTAGTGCAAGCCACTTTGGGAACGTAGCAGTAGAGCAGCCCATGCGTGTCATCCACCACCAAGTGCCGCAAGTCATCCGGCCGCAGGAGACGCCGCTTGCGGGTGTAACGGTTGCAGATGCTGCTCAACAGCTCCCGCCTCTGCTGGTGAACCACCTGTAGTGAGGACTGCtcaaactggggagaaaaaaaaaaagagagatggtCACCAGCTTGCCCAAGCTGATCGTGGCCTACACACAACACTTGGCCCACAACTGTCCCCATTCCCTCCCCTTTCCCGGGTTTGGCAGTCACCCACATGGGATTTTTGGGGACAGCGTTCACTTTGAACACAACTCGATTTGGTGCATTTAATCCTTGGACCTGCTGGGggcaaaacacagaacaaaatgtgATGAGGAGCCGGATGAGAAGTCAAGTCAAAGGGGGTGAGGGGAGAACAGGCGGTGCAGAGAGGGTCAACAACCGAACATTTGTTACAGCACGCCCACACACACTGGGCTAAAGCTCTCCCCTACACCAGTCTGGGGGGGATACGTGGCCCGACCCCCCCACGGGCAAAGAGCACAGCCACTTTGCTGGCGCGGGGCCCCCCACACCTCCCGGCTGCGATGGGGCTCGCTGCAAACACCGCAGCCAAGAGGCAGAAAGGTGGCACGCGAGTGCGGGCATGTACGATGAAAATAGCGCGGGTGTGCTGCCAAGGAAGGGCAAAGGGAGACGGGTGGAGGAGAATGGTCTTTAGTGCTGATGGTCAGACCCTGGGGAGCAgatggggagctggaggagaggtgggGTGGCGGGGCATGATGGAGAGGAGCGAGGCACTGCTGAAGGTGGTGGGGTGGCCCTTCCCAAGGGCTTTGGGTTTCTTCTCCTGAGGGACTTTTTCTGCACAGGCCAGTCCGATGCCTCAGCTCTCGTCACAGTCTCCTTTGTCCACAGGGAGGTCCTTTTTCTGTATCCCTTTTGATCCTTGCGTCAaagcctggcagctgctgcattGGCTTCCCAGGAGCCCagagccccccaacccctgccccagctgaaCCCCCCCCTCCAGATTTGGGGGTGTGACCTTTCCTGTCATGGTGTTCATCAGAAATCCCAAAATATCATTAAAACTTCTGGGGAAGGAAATCATTTCCAGGAACTCAGAAGGGGACggtcccctcctcctcctgcctacTTCCTCCCCGTTTTGCTCATGAGGGTTGGGAGGTTTCACGTTCAGCCCCGAGGTCATCACTGGGAACCTCCAACAGCCTCGTCTGGGGCCATAACCGTTAACGGCTTCACCGCCCGTTTGCTAACTCAGGGCAGCTCTGACCCCGGGGAGCTGTTGCtataatgcaatgcaatgacCCCCATGTCGCAAGACAACGGTAGCTTCCACTTTGGGGTTGTGAAGACGGTCCCACCGGCGTCACAGGGCACCACGGCAAATatctctgcagcctgcagagacGTGGCAACCTCAAGATGAAGGGCAAGGGCAGGCCACCTCCTTAGTCTCTACATCCTTGCTGCTGACAGCTCTCATCGCTTACGCATGCCGAAGGACACCCTTTGCCAAGCTTCAGGTGCACCCTCACCTCTCCCTGGGGGCCCAAAAGGGTTTTTGGGAGGCAAAAGAGCCTGCGAGAGGCAGCGTTGTGGAGATGAGGCTTTGCAAAGCTCCTGCCAGGACCTGGGATCCTGAGACAAACTGCCCATCCCGTGGATGATCCAGCAGACCCGTCACCTTCAGAGGGGCACTAACGTCTGGGCAAAAAGCTCCTCCCGGAAGGGATGAACCACACTCAGACCCTTTTGGATCTCCTTTCCACAAAAGAAATAACCTTGTCCAGGTCACCTTAGTGACCACTTTCTCCAGGAACCTGCATGGACAGTAACCTGAGACAGGGGCAGGAGAAAGcatcccatccctgctcctTCCAAGAGGGAGATGATAAGGGAAAATGCTCGGATGGAGGAAATGCAGGTCAACAGACACTACCTGCCACCAAGAGATGACTTCGACATTGCTGGCTACTTGGATATGAAGAAGATACAGCACCTAGGGAGGTGATAATCACAGCTGAAGAGGCATTCTCATGGTACACCTCCTTGCGACACAGTCAAACCTCTcagcagaaatgtattttgtttggaGGCTCCCCATCACCTTTTAAAATTGGAAACCCTTTTTGCAagtgcttaaaaaagaaagaggcattttaataatgtggggttttttcaggtgtttttccCTGCACTTGCGTAATTCAAAACTATTGGaccagagagacagacagacagacactgtCTGCAGGCATGGCAACAAACAAATGTGACTACTTTTCAACAGCCACCCACTGGAATAAGTGTACGTCTTGCAGttatttcagagcaaaattgctcccttcatttccttttctttaaaagccagAGAAATTAAGTATCACTTTTAAGGAAATAACACCACGACATTCCAGCAGCGTTAGGGTTTGCCGGCATCGTGGCCAAGTAAGTTCACATCTGCCATTTTTCCTAGAGCAAATGTAATTTGGCTGCTTATAGACATAAAAGCATCAACCTAGACGGTAACACAAAGCGTCGCGTATGGAAAGAAGATCTGGCTCTGGCTGCAGTGGGCACTGCCGATGGGCAGCGGGGAGGCTGCGGGAATGGCAGCCAGCTGCTGGGACCACCAGCGTTGCCCTCTGCTTCTTGGGGGCTGCAGAAGATGACTGCCCTGTGGACGTGGGCAGATGCAGGGCACATTTGGTGGCTGGGGCATGTGGCCACGGCCCGGCTCGTTGCATGGGTTGGAGGTGGTTTCCTGCAGGACTTCCTGCAGGGAAGTTGTGGGCGAGGATCCCTCTGCAAAGACAAGTCTGGCTGTATGGGGGGAAAACTGTCCGCCCAGGGGTGAAACgcagcagaaggaaacaaacacacCTTTTGCAGCTTCAACCACAAACCCCCAAGCTCCCATTGAGCTGCTAAAGGGCAAGTGGGACACCTTCCCCGATGCCGGGTCACCGATGCCGGTTGGGCTGCATGCACCAGGGGCTGGTGAGGGCGAGTGCTCC of the Ciconia boyciana chromosome 11, ASM3463844v1, whole genome shotgun sequence genome contains:
- the CHST13 gene encoding carbohydrate sulfotransferase 13, translated to MRRSRAPRLALAAGLGSFLLVVFYFQSSLSPAAEDRVLRSTWQGKAGRSPLQALYESDQFEQSSLQVVHQQRRELLSSICNRYTRKRRLLRPDDLRHLVVDDTHGLLYCYVPKVACTNWKRVMMVLTGQGKYRDPLEIPANEAHVSSNLRTLSEYSIPEINHRLRSYLKFIFVREPFERLVSAYRNKFTRSYNTAFHKRYGTKIIRRHRQEPSDKALERGDDVRFEEFVYYLLDPRTQREEPFNEHWERVHSLCHPCIVHYDVVGKYETLAEDANYILQLVGADTSVKFPSSSKTTRTTDDMTAQFFQDISPFYQRRLFNLYKMDYLLFNYSIPSYLRIR